From Nitrospinota bacterium, one genomic window encodes:
- a CDS encoding alcohol dehydrogenase catalytic domain-containing protein, which produces MRALTYIDRLRLETSYPVPERLPGEALLRVRVAGICATDLELIRGYMDFEGVLGHEFVAEVVEADTPALVGRRVVGEINCPCRECPTCAEGLQNHCPGRTVLGILERDGAFADYTTLPEACLHQIPEELDERVAVFAEPLAAALRVLEQAPVDGETTVCVLGDGKLGMLVAQVLHTTGCRLTVLGHHEEKLDILRARGIAASLAEEAPGVRYQVVVDATGLPEGLGQALGLVAPRGTVVLKTTVAGETTLTLAPVVIDEVTVVGSRCGPLDKAVEWLAAGRVEVEPLIEAAYPLSEGIEAFGHAARRGARKILLTMDS; this is translated from the coding sequence ATGCGTGCCCTAACCTACATCGACCGGCTCCGGCTGGAGACCTCCTACCCCGTACCGGAACGCCTGCCAGGCGAGGCTCTCCTGAGGGTCCGGGTGGCGGGCATCTGCGCGACCGACTTAGAGCTCATTCGGGGCTACATGGACTTCGAGGGGGTGTTGGGCCACGAGTTCGTCGCCGAGGTGGTCGAGGCCGACACTCCCGCCCTGGTGGGCCGGCGGGTGGTGGGAGAGATTAACTGCCCGTGCCGCGAATGCCCCACCTGCGCCGAAGGTCTGCAGAACCACTGCCCGGGCAGGACGGTCCTCGGCATCCTCGAGCGCGATGGGGCCTTCGCCGACTACACCACCCTTCCGGAGGCTTGCCTCCACCAGATACCGGAGGAGCTGGACGAGCGGGTCGCCGTCTTCGCCGAACCTCTAGCGGCGGCCCTCCGGGTGCTGGAGCAGGCGCCCGTTGACGGGGAGACCACCGTTTGCGTGCTGGGCGACGGCAAGCTGGGCATGCTGGTGGCCCAGGTCCTCCATACCACGGGCTGCCGGCTCACGGTGCTCGGCCACCACGAGGAGAAGCTCGATATTCTAAGGGCCCGTGGAATAGCGGCCAGCCTGGCCGAGGAGGCGCCGGGGGTGCGATACCAGGTGGTGGTGGATGCTACCGGCTTGCCCGAAGGGCTTGGCCAGGCACTGGGCCTCGTGGCTCCCCGGGGGACCGTTGTGCTGAAGACCACTGTCGCGGGAGAAACCACGCTAACCCTGGCCCCGGTGGTCATCGACGAGGTAACCGTCGTCGGCAGCCGCTGCGGGCCACTTGATAAGGCCGTAGAGTGGCTCGCTGCCGGGCGGGTGGAGGTGGAGCCCCTCATCGAGGCGGCATATCCCCTCTCCGAAGGCATCGAGGCCTTCGGGCACGCCGCCCGCCGGGGCGCCCGGAAAATTCTCCTCACTATGGATTCCTGA
- a CDS encoding tetratricopeptide repeat protein yields the protein MRRSHRRLLEVAVAATLLGVLCSGSVLSPEWAVGEVVSSRKEMAPWRRCVKTSGANRALALQGRNPDWETNIILCKEALDLETDSQKISFSLGALAGAYLGKGDLDTAISIYWEAILLKPDVDLHFFLADVHKKKGQDAEAVAVYKRIISLRPDNARAHLYLGKTYEDMGQRDEATASYKEAVRLEPDLTEAHYSLGMARSRTDGSLDASIASYEEAIRLKPDLAEAHLNLGMAYEKKGWNEAAIASYEEAIRHKPDLAEAHRNLGMAYEKKGHSDKAIASYKAAIHHKPDLAEANYHLGVVYALKGRRALADHYLYEAANTYLKAGRREGAVKAYGHLKSLKSSRAHEVFKKLYP from the coding sequence GTGAGACGGAGCCACCGCCGCTTACTTGAGGTTGCTGTCGCAGCCACGCTGCTTGGGGTCTTGTGCAGCGGCTCGGTTCTCTCGCCTGAATGGGCGGTCGGGGAGGTAGTTTCATCACGGAAAGAGATGGCCCCGTGGCGCCGATGTGTGAAGACCTCAGGCGCAAATAGGGCTCTTGCCCTCCAGGGACGTAACCCTGATTGGGAGACAAACATCATTTTGTGTAAGGAAGCTCTCGACCTTGAGACCGACTCTCAAAAGATCAGTTTCTCGCTCGGGGCGCTCGCGGGAGCCTATTTGGGCAAAGGGGATCTGGATACTGCTATTTCCATATACTGGGAGGCCATTCTTCTTAAGCCGGATGTCGACCTGCATTTCTTTCTGGCCGACGTCCATAAAAAAAAGGGCCAAGATGCGGAAGCCGTCGCAGTCTATAAGAGAATCATCAGCCTCCGGCCCGATAATGCGAGGGCCCATCTCTATCTAGGAAAGACCTACGAGGATATGGGACAGCGTGATGAGGCTACGGCCTCTTACAAAGAGGCGGTTCGCCTGGAGCCGGACCTGACAGAGGCTCACTACAGCCTCGGCATGGCCCGCAGCAGGACCGATGGCTCGTTGGACGCCAGCATCGCCTCGTACGAAGAGGCAATCCGCCTTAAGCCGGACCTGGCAGAGGCCCACCTCAACCTCGGCATGGCCTATGAGAAGAAGGGCTGGAACGAGGCCGCCATCGCTTCGTACGAAGAGGCAATCCGCCATAAGCCGGACCTGGCAGAGGCCCACCGCAACCTCGGCATGGCTTACGAGAAGAAGGGCCATTCGGATAAGGCCATCGCCTCTTACAAAGCAGCCATTCACCATAAGCCAGACTTAGCCGAGGCAAACTACCACCTCGGAGTGGTCTATGCTTTAAAAGGGCGCAGGGCGCTGGCGGATCATTATCTGTATGAAGCCGCCAATACGTACCTCAAGGCGGGCAGACGAGAAGGGGCCGTGAAGGCTTACGGACACCTGAAGAGCCTCAAATCTTCCCGTGCCCACGAAGTCTTTAAGAAACTATACCCCTAG
- a CDS encoding isoprenylcysteine carboxylmethyltransferase family protein produces the protein MKSELATSILRKDGSSGEVSAGGPGRRLALGQFSMFQRISYNRLFNLVSGVVPAVLFFVLVRAETKRLWLFFNRPELAGTDVQFYAIVISSFSKILFMSLMIALFLFRLQPVSKAKGIMPRLTAVVGTFFMFLLILFPAAPPSLLQTLIGTILVALGTAFSIIAVGTLGRSFSIMAEARRLVTRGVYSIVRHPLYLAEEIAVLGIGVQVFSLPAVLLLALHVAIQIRRMQNEETVLKNAFPEYETYMVQTRRLIPGVY, from the coding sequence ATGAAGAGCGAGCTAGCCACCTCGATCCTACGGAAAGACGGCAGCTCCGGGGAGGTCTCGGCCGGCGGGCCAGGTAGGAGGCTCGCGTTGGGTCAATTTAGCATGTTCCAGAGAATCAGCTACAACCGCCTCTTCAATTTAGTGAGCGGCGTCGTTCCGGCCGTCCTTTTTTTCGTGCTGGTGAGGGCCGAGACGAAAAGGCTCTGGCTATTTTTCAACCGGCCTGAGCTTGCGGGCACCGATGTGCAATTCTATGCCATCGTCATCTCGTCGTTTTCAAAGATTCTGTTCATGTCGCTGATGATCGCACTGTTCCTGTTTCGCTTACAGCCGGTGAGCAAGGCGAAGGGGATTATGCCGAGGCTCACCGCCGTTGTGGGAACTTTTTTTATGTTCCTCCTGATTCTGTTCCCGGCGGCGCCACCCTCGTTGCTCCAGACCCTCATCGGTACGATTCTGGTCGCTCTCGGCACCGCCTTCTCGATAATCGCGGTCGGCACACTGGGCCGGTCGTTCAGCATCATGGCCGAAGCCCGGAGGCTTGTGACCCGCGGGGTCTACTCAATAGTTCGCCATCCGCTCTATCTCGCCGAGGAGATCGCCGTCCTGGGTATCGGCGTGCAGGTTTTCTCGCTGCCAGCCGTTTTGTTGCTGGCCCTCCATGTCGCCATCCAGATCCGGCGCATGCAGAACGAAGAGACCGTCTTGAAAAACGCGTTTCCCGAATACGAGACCTACATGGTCCAAACGCGCCGGCTCATCCCGGGTGTATATTGA
- a CDS encoding helix-turn-helix domain-containing protein: protein MEDIGSKIKEIRKDWGLTQKEFAKKIFIKQGYLSSIERGKKRPSESILLAIQKVFNVSEEWLLTGKGLKRDLDALGRALEITTHLAKDEQEEFERIVLKSKLYDAIPDEIRAHLLLTSRPVPDLKVISRHKLNELERWEAFVPVALVAGHAVAEDPRSISDHDIEGYCLIYKSWCKRPEDYVCVRLSGDSMEPALPEGSIVAVHLRSRSLRGLNKKLVAARHEGGVAVKELQRSGDNWFLISYNKEYPPLLIRPEEENTIIGKVAWWWARQE from the coding sequence ATGGAAGATATTGGTAGCAAAATCAAAGAGATAAGAAAGGACTGGGGACTTACGCAAAAAGAGTTCGCTAAGAAAATTTTTATCAAGCAGGGCTACCTATCTTCCATTGAGCGGGGGAAGAAGCGGCCTTCTGAGTCGATATTGCTGGCCATTCAAAAGGTTTTTAATGTGAGCGAAGAATGGCTCTTGACGGGAAAGGGCCTCAAGCGAGACCTGGACGCTTTAGGGCGGGCGCTTGAAATAACCACTCACCTTGCCAAAGATGAACAAGAAGAATTCGAGCGAATCGTCCTCAAATCAAAGTTATACGATGCCATCCCTGATGAGATCCGGGCCCATCTGCTTCTAACGTCACGGCCTGTGCCGGACCTCAAGGTCATTTCCCGCCATAAGCTAAATGAGCTTGAGCGCTGGGAGGCCTTCGTGCCCGTGGCCCTGGTTGCCGGGCATGCGGTGGCTGAGGACCCACGCTCCATATCCGACCACGACATTGAGGGCTACTGCCTCATCTACAAGTCATGGTGCAAGAGGCCGGAGGATTACGTCTGCGTGCGCCTTAGCGGGGACAGCATGGAGCCTGCGTTGCCCGAGGGCTCCATCGTTGCCGTCCACCTTAGAAGCCGTAGCCTTAGGGGGCTCAACAAGAAACTGGTGGCGGCCCGCCATGAAGGGGGTGTCGCGGTCAAAGAGCTTCAGCGCTCCGGCGATAACTGGTTCCTCATCTCCTACAACAAGGAATACCCGCCGCTGCTGATTCGGCCCGAGGAGGAGAACACCATCATCGGCAAAGTCGCATGGTGGTGGGCGAGGCAGGAGTAG
- a CDS encoding CBS domain-containing protein, translated as MLTKEFMTTNVITVSPTTTVEESYGYMKEYRIRHLPVVDRHGDLVGIVSDRDVRQALVTPSSDNQASSEVTVGEIMTENVFTVTPHTDIAEATSLIYFQKIGGLPVVDDEGRLVGIITAIDLLGLLIKMVNMIGISVRIDAIPGEDPKGFSKVSRIMAEHGGDIISVWMDGAEDEKAERVYNFRLAACDTGPITSALEKAGYTVVACG; from the coding sequence GTGTTAACAAAGGAATTCATGACGACCAATGTAATTACCGTCTCACCCACGACTACCGTAGAAGAATCTTACGGTTACATGAAAGAATACCGTATCCGGCACCTCCCCGTGGTCGACCGGCATGGAGACCTGGTGGGAATCGTGAGCGACCGTGACGTCCGGCAGGCGCTCGTTACTCCGTCTTCGGATAATCAGGCCTCCAGCGAGGTGACCGTGGGCGAGATTATGACCGAGAACGTCTTCACCGTCACTCCCCACACCGACATCGCAGAGGCGACCAGCCTCATCTATTTCCAAAAAATCGGCGGTCTGCCGGTTGTCGATGACGAAGGCAGGCTGGTCGGCATAATCACGGCGATAGACCTCCTCGGCCTTCTGATCAAGATGGTGAACATGATCGGTATCTCGGTCCGCATCGACGCGATCCCCGGCGAAGACCCCAAAGGCTTTTCGAAGGTCTCAAGGATTATGGCTGAACACGGCGGGGACATCATCTCCGTCTGGATGGACGGGGCCGAGGATGAGAAGGCCGAGAGGGTCTACAACTTCCGATTGGCGGCCTGCGATACCGGCCCCATAACTTCGGCTCTCGAGAAAGCGGGCTACACCGTGGTCGCCTGCGGTTAG
- a CDS encoding helix-hairpin-helix domain-containing protein — MKTLYFAAVVLISGIFIAAAAGPTVAEWHEKAQPPKLDINKATQRDIAIKINPVLGKDVCHAITGDRRERGPYKSLEELARVQKITKADVEKLRDTVCVDC, encoded by the coding sequence ATGAAAACGCTATACTTCGCCGCTGTTGTTCTCATTTCCGGCATTTTTATCGCTGCCGCGGCGGGCCCGACCGTGGCTGAATGGCACGAGAAAGCCCAGCCTCCCAAGCTCGACATCAACAAGGCCACCCAGCGCGACATAGCTATAAAAATCAACCCGGTCCTGGGCAAAGACGTCTGCCACGCCATCACCGGCGACCGAAGGGAAAGGGGGCCTTACAAGAGCCTGGAGGAGCTCGCCCGCGTGCAAAAAATCACGAAGGCAGATGTGGAGAAGCTCCGCGATACGGTCTGCGTCGATTGCTGA
- a CDS encoding HD domain-containing protein — protein sequence MRDQDSTVLNHALDSSSRNGENREKHVSDPQQPDSEVSSSVELSPEGDLLSDLLYWHARNVIRDLFDCVRKKHPWDPLEAHMLAFSLVDNVLTSQFLRPSNFMEHYEQSLFQRAFCFETNVSDLVEHTLKVTLLATKLGSLLKYSHFELVRLALESLFHNMGMAFISGKILNKRGELTHDDKISIHMHPKIGADFVKELGENYNFIADVIYQVHERENGEGYPEGLSGDSIHMDAKIIGICDVYVALCQARINREALTPYEALQKILDDMEDQFAPNIANALLEALSMYPVGSLIQFESGEIGQVVAANPQTPMRPVVERLSDTTGHVYPPQLVDLAEDSSVNIKAILSKSMLKDMMSSIEREGMPSNDGEAA from the coding sequence ATGCGAGACCAAGATAGCACAGTACTTAACCATGCGCTCGATTCCTCATCACGGAATGGGGAGAACCGCGAGAAGCATGTCTCTGACCCACAGCAACCAGACTCTGAGGTCTCCTCTTCCGTGGAGCTGTCGCCGGAGGGTGACCTCCTTTCTGACCTTCTGTACTGGCACGCGCGCAACGTAATTAGGGATCTATTTGACTGTGTGAGAAAGAAGCATCCGTGGGATCCGCTCGAAGCCCACATGCTGGCCTTCTCCCTTGTGGACAACGTCTTGACCAGCCAGTTCCTGCGGCCCTCCAACTTCATGGAGCATTACGAGCAGAGCCTCTTCCAGCGGGCGTTTTGCTTCGAGACCAACGTTTCGGATCTCGTGGAGCACACCCTCAAAGTCACCCTCTTAGCGACCAAGCTCGGCTCCCTTCTGAAGTACTCCCACTTTGAACTCGTCCGCCTCGCCTTAGAGTCTCTTTTCCACAACATGGGAATGGCCTTCATCTCGGGCAAAATCCTCAATAAACGCGGCGAGCTGACCCATGACGATAAAATTTCCATTCATATGCACCCGAAGATAGGGGCTGATTTTGTAAAAGAACTGGGCGAGAATTACAATTTCATTGCCGATGTTATCTATCAAGTGCACGAGCGGGAGAACGGGGAGGGCTACCCCGAGGGGCTCTCGGGAGACAGCATCCATATGGATGCCAAGATTATCGGCATCTGTGATGTCTACGTGGCTTTGTGCCAGGCCAGGATTAATCGAGAGGCCCTCACGCCTTACGAGGCCCTTCAGAAGATTCTTGATGATATGGAAGATCAGTTTGCCCCCAACATCGCCAACGCATTGCTGGAGGCTCTTTCCATGTATCCCGTGGGTAGCCTCATCCAGTTTGAGTCGGGTGAGATAGGGCAAGTCGTCGCGGCAAATCCACAAACACCCATGCGTCCCGTCGTCGAACGCCTTTCAGACACTACAGGCCATGTATATCCTCCCCAATTGGTGGATTTGGCCGAAGACTCATCGGTCAATATCAAGGCCATCCTCTCCAAAAGTATGCTTAAGGATATGATGAGCTCTATAGAGCGAGAAGGAATGCCAAGTAACGATGGCGAAGCCGCCTAA
- a CDS encoding helix-turn-helix domain-containing protein, with translation MTQFLEKSLLTTVEVADILDCTPSNVRKLWNMGKLKGEKLGHRTLRIYRESVLERLAELAEEAD, from the coding sequence ATGACGCAGTTTTTGGAAAAGTCCCTGCTCACCACGGTTGAGGTGGCCGACATCCTCGATTGCACACCCAGCAACGTCCGCAAGCTCTGGAACATGGGTAAGCTCAAGGGCGAGAAGCTCGGCCACCGCACGCTTCGCATCTATAGGGAATCGGTCCTGGAGCGCCTCGCCGAGCTCGCAGAAGAGGCCGATTAA
- the tatA gene encoding twin-arginine translocase TatA/TatE family subunit, which produces MFGLGMQELIIILLIGLLVFGANKLPEIGRGLGKGIREFRKASSELTDSLEEEEEPEKPSTVAQAEAGSPEEEEKKTADSPTESPKS; this is translated from the coding sequence ATGTTCGGTTTAGGGATGCAGGAGCTAATCATCATTCTGCTCATCGGGCTGCTCGTCTTCGGGGCCAACAAGCTGCCGGAGATAGGCCGGGGCCTTGGCAAAGGAATAAGGGAGTTTCGTAAGGCATCCTCAGAGCTTACAGACTCACTGGAGGAAGAAGAAGAGCCGGAGAAGCCGTCCACCGTCGCCCAGGCGGAGGCCGGGAGCCCCGAGGAGGAGGAAAAAAAAACGGCGGATTCTCCGACCGAATCGCCGAAGAGCTGA
- a CDS encoding dihydrodipicolinate synthase family protein gives MELRGILPPIPTPFRPDGTLDLESLKANLSRWNTTGLAGYLVLGSNGEAPHLAAEEKRAVFEAAREAIPPNLVFMAGTGETTTRATIATTRMAAEVGADCALVITPSFYRSKMTPEVLADHYRAVAEATSIPILLYNVPAYTGLNFPLEAVSTLAEHENIVGIKDSLGDLAQLGRILSETPEEFRVLTGSAPAFYPALCLGAHGGVLAVACPLPERCVAIYEAFRAGDHAAARAGQFALLKVARLVTAAHGIGGLKAALDHLGYYGGSPRAPLPSPGPEVKRAIAEALDALGPVDAEA, from the coding sequence GTGGAGTTACGAGGCATCCTCCCGCCCATCCCTACCCCTTTTAGGCCAGATGGCACTCTGGACCTCGAGTCCCTGAAAGCCAACCTTTCCAGGTGGAACACGACGGGGCTTGCCGGATACCTGGTGCTGGGCTCCAATGGCGAGGCGCCGCATCTAGCGGCCGAGGAGAAGCGGGCCGTTTTCGAAGCCGCCCGCGAGGCCATCCCGCCTAACTTGGTCTTCATGGCCGGAACCGGAGAGACTACGACCCGGGCCACCATCGCCACCACCCGCATGGCCGCCGAGGTCGGGGCTGACTGCGCCCTCGTCATCACCCCCTCCTTTTACCGTAGCAAGATGACTCCCGAGGTGTTGGCCGACCACTACCGGGCTGTGGCCGAGGCTACCTCCATCCCCATCCTCCTCTACAACGTGCCGGCCTACACCGGGCTGAACTTCCCCCTCGAGGCGGTCTCAACCCTTGCCGAGCACGAGAACATCGTAGGGATCAAAGACAGCCTCGGCGACCTTGCCCAGCTCGGCCGCATCCTGAGTGAAACCCCCGAGGAGTTCAGAGTCCTTACAGGCAGTGCCCCTGCCTTTTACCCGGCCCTCTGCCTGGGCGCCCACGGGGGAGTCTTGGCCGTGGCCTGCCCCTTGCCGGAGCGATGCGTGGCTATTTACGAAGCCTTTCGGGCCGGCGACCATGCCGCCGCCCGCGCCGGCCAGTTCGCCCTCCTTAAGGTGGCCCGGCTGGTGACGGCCGCCCACGGCATAGGGGGCCTCAAGGCCGCTCTCGACCACCTGGGCTACTACGGCGGGTCACCCAGGGCGCCGCTGCCTTCGCCTGGCCCAGAGGTGAAACGCGCCATAGCCGAGGCCCTCGACGCCCTCGGCCCGGTAGACGCCGAAGCCTGA